In the Daphnia pulicaria isolate SC F1-1A chromosome 2, SC_F0-13Bv2, whole genome shotgun sequence genome, one interval contains:
- the LOC124327876 gene encoding barH-like 2 homeobox protein, with protein MSSSTSSPISPSSWIQQQSPVVVGPSTNKRAAVEPLNLWPSTSTWAAYNSALASLSLGQLNGESSAGVKYPSRCSPLTPTTPTYSPSFSPQSSAINGFGIHPLLQPDSPHSVTDTCPDFSTAFPLDFCTTNTGDRSSTSSNSNNNTKRQLQHQQQQPEALANSQKRSKSFTIDAILGLEEFAASCFESADSVKFFSSQEHRRSESPGCQQAHLSDSPELSPPSSLMTMPCASSSSLISAPSSSSSPRAKRVRTIFSAEQLERLEAEFARQQYMVGPERLVLAASLRLSESQVKVWFQNRRIKWRKQHLESQQMRLVTWRQFDDKSQLSAQEQLVQQHHHMRAANNGVDDDHSESFPD; from the exons ATGTCGTCGTCCACCAGTTCACCGATTTCGCCATCCAGTTGGATTCAGCAACAGTCACCGGTTGTTGTAGGTCCGTCGACAAACAAACGAGCCGCCGTCGAGCCGCTCAATTTGTGGCCGTCGACGTCCACCTGGGCCGCCTACAACTCGGCGCTGGCCTCCCTGTCGCTCGGCCAACTTAACGGCGAGTCTTCCGCCGGAGTCAAATACCCGTCACGCTGCTCGCCGCTCACGCCCACCACTCCGACGTATTCGCCGTCGTTCTCTCCGCAATCGTCGGCCATCAACGGCTTCGGAATTCATCCGCTTCTTCAACCGGATTCGCCGCACTCAGTGACCGACACTTGTCCTGATTTCTCCACGGCTTTCCCGCTGGACTTTTGCACGACAAACACTGGCGATCGGTCGTCGACTTCATCCAACagtaacaacaacaccaaacgCCAActccagcaccagcagcagcagccggaagCCCTTGCCAACAGTCAAAAGCGGAGTAAATCGTTCACCATCGACGCCATCCTCGGCCTGGAAGAATTCGCCGCTTCCTGTTTCGAATCGGCCGACTCTGTGAAATTCTTTTCATCACAAG AACATCGTCGAAGCGAATCACCAGGTTGCCAACAAGCGCATCTGTCGGATTCACCGGAACTGTCCCCGCCCTCGTCGCTGATGACGATGCCAtgcgcgtcgtcgtcgtccctaATATCGGcgccatcgtcgtcgtcttctccGCGTGCCAAGCGGGTGCGGACCATCTTCAGTGCCGAGCAATTAGAGCGATTGGAGGCCGAGTTCGCCCGCCAGCAGTACATGGTCGGTCCGGAGAGATTGGTATTGGCCGCCAGTCTCCGCCTGTCCGAATCACAAGTCAAAGTCTGGTTCCAGAACCGACGCATTAAGTGGCGCAAGCAGCATCTCGAGTCGCAGCAAATGAGACTCGTCACTTGGCGCCAGTTCGACGACAAATCCCAATTATCAGCCCAAGAGCAACTGGTACAACAGCATCATCACATGAGAGCGGCCAATAACGGAGTCGACGACGACCATTCCGAATCATTTCCCGATTGA